GACACGGCGACGATGATCTCGGGCATGACCAGCGGCGCCATGATCAGCCCCTGCATGGCGCGCTGGCCGCGGAAGCGGTAGCGCGTCAGGGCGCGGGCGGCGCAGATGCCAAGCACGGTGGATAGAAGCGCGGCTGCCACGCCGACCAGGAGGCTGTTCCAGGCGGCGTCGAGCAGCGCCGGCGTCCTGGGCAGGCCGGCATACCATTTGAGCGTGAAGCCGGAGAGCGGAAACTGCGGCGACGGCGACGCGTTGAGCGAGAAGACCGGCAGGAGCAGCACCGGCAGGTAGAGGAACAGGATGAACAGAACGGCATAGGCCGGCAGCCAGCTTCCGGCGAAACGGCGCGCCGGGTTCATCGCAGCGCCCTCACCGCCGCGCGCAGCGCCAGCACTGCGCCGCCGGCCATCAGGCAGACGGCGATCATGGTGGTGACAGAGAGGGCCGCACCGAGCGGCTTGTTCATCGCGCGGCCGAACTGCGCCTGGATGGCGTTGGCGATCATGACGCCGTCGGTGCCGCCGACCATCTTCGGCGTGACGTAGTCGCCGACGGTCGGGATCATCACGATCAGCAGCGCGGCGATGACGCCGGGCAGCGAGAGCGGCAGCGTGACGCGCAGGAAGGAGCGCATGGGACCGTCGCCGAGATCGGTCGCGGCCTCGATCAGCGTCCGGTCGACCTTCTCCAGCGAGACGAAGATCGGCAGGATGGCGAAGGCCACCCAGGCATGGGTGAGCGTGATCAGCACGGCGGTGGAATTGTAGAGGAAGGCGTCCGACGGCTCGGTCGTGATGCCGAGCCCCATCAGCGCCGAGTTGATGACGCCGTTGTAGCCGAGCACGACCTTCCAGGCCATGACGCGCAGGAGATAGCTCGTCCAGAACGGCACGGTGATGACGAACAGCCAGATGTTCTTGTGCCTGCCGCCGTGGAACGAGATGAAATAGGCCACCGGATAGGCGAGCGCGACGGTGAGCACGCTGACGGTGAGCGAGATCCACAGCGAGCGAAACAGCAGGTCCTGGTAGATCGGCTCGAAGATCGCCTGCCGGTAGTTCTCCAGCGTGAAGGTGCGGTCGACGGTGAGGTAGGTCTGCGTCCAGAACGAATGCGCGATGACGACGACCACCGGCAGGCCGAGCATGGCCAGCGCATAGAGGAACGGCGCGGAGATGAGCGTGTAGCCCTTCGCCTCCTCCGACTGCAGAAAGGATCCGGTTCGCGCGCGGGACGCAGGCCCTGCCGAAACCCCTTCCGCAGCCGCAGCCATCATCTGGCTCCGTGCCTACGGATGGGTCGCAAGAGGGGCGTGAGTGCCATTCGCTCTTCCCGGCGCGGATCGGTTCCGCGCGCCTATCAACCGGCTTTCCGGCATCATGCGCAAGTCCCAATTGAAATCAAGCGCTATTTCTGCCATATTGACTGAACGGATATTCAAAACAGGACGAATTTCCTTTTGATTTCCGTCGTTTTTGCTTTCATGTGCCGTGACTGACGGCACCCTTCGGCGGGAGCAGCAGATGGCCGCACTCGAAAAGCTCGACGCCGCGGACGCGGCCGGCGACGGGACCACGGAGCGCGCGGCCCGGCACCTTGTCCAGCCATGGCCGACGGCGGGCCAGATCGGCGCGGAGGCGCGCACCTATATCGCGTACGGCGACGGCATCTACATCACGGGCGCCGGGGGCGAGCGGCTGATCGACGGGCCGGCCGGCATGTGGTGCGTCAATGTCGGGCACCGGCGCGCGGAACTGGCGGACGCGATGCGCGACCAGGCGATGGAGCTCTCCTACAACACGCCCTGGTACACGATGAACGAGCCGTCGGTGGCGCTGTCGGAGCGGCTGGCCGCACACGCGCCAGGCGATCTGAACCATGTCTTCTACACGACCGGCGGCTCGTCCGCGGTCGAGACGGCGCTGCGCTTCATGCAGTTCTACAACAATGTGCGCGGCCGGCAGGAGAAGAAGACGATCCTGTCGCGCCAGGGCGCCTATCACGGCTCAACCTATCTCTCCGGCTCCCTCAACGGCCGCCCGCGCGACCGCGACTGGATGGACGGCGCCGACGGCATGGTGGTCAAGCTCTCCTCGCCCAATCCGTTCCGGCGGC
The Mesorhizobium australicum genome window above contains:
- a CDS encoding ABC transporter permease, with the protein product MAAAAEGVSAGPASRARTGSFLQSEEAKGYTLISAPFLYALAMLGLPVVVVIAHSFWTQTYLTVDRTFTLENYRQAIFEPIYQDLLFRSLWISLTVSVLTVALAYPVAYFISFHGGRHKNIWLFVITVPFWTSYLLRVMAWKVVLGYNGVINSALMGLGITTEPSDAFLYNSTAVLITLTHAWVAFAILPIFVSLEKVDRTLIEAATDLGDGPMRSFLRVTLPLSLPGVIAALLIVMIPTVGDYVTPKMVGGTDGVMIANAIQAQFGRAMNKPLGAALSVTTMIAVCLMAGGAVLALRAAVRALR